A genomic stretch from Candidatus Nitrotoga arctica includes:
- the alkB gene encoding DNA oxidative demethylase AlkB — MNADLFEGLPDLNLQQVCLDDGAFLLRGFAKNVDTALISAIEKVVTQSPLRHMITPGGFRMSVAMSNCGQVGWITDRSGYRYGVIDPETGRPWPALPETFIDIARRAAMRAGYENFLPDACLINCYEPGARLSLHQDKNERDESAPIVSVSLGLPAGFLFGGLSRTIRPKRYQLVHGDVAVWGGPSRFNFHGIAPLLDGYHPILGGKRINLTFRKAL, encoded by the coding sequence ATGAATGCTGATCTTTTTGAGGGTCTGCCAGACCTCAATCTACAACAGGTTTGTCTTGATGATGGCGCATTTTTATTGCGAGGCTTTGCCAAAAATGTCGATACTGCCTTGATTAGCGCGATAGAGAAGGTCGTTACTCAATCGCCTTTGCGTCACATGATTACCCCAGGCGGTTTTCGCATGTCGGTGGCAATGAGTAATTGCGGTCAGGTCGGCTGGATAACAGATCGTAGCGGATATCGCTATGGTGTTATCGATCCAGAAACCGGACGTCCATGGCCAGCTTTGCCTGAAACATTCATAGACATAGCGAGGAGGGCGGCGATGCGTGCCGGGTATGAGAATTTCTTGCCCGATGCCTGCTTGATTAACTGTTACGAACCAGGCGCTCGGTTATCCTTGCATCAGGACAAGAATGAGCGCGACGAGTCTGCCCCGATTGTCTCAGTATCCCTTGGCCTCCCTGCGGGGTTTTTGTTCGGTGGATTAAGTCGCACCATTCGACCAAAGCGCTATCAACTTGTGCATGGTGATGTAGCGGTTTGGGGTGGACCTTCGAGGTTTAATTTTCACGGCATTGCTCCACTCTTGGACGGATATCATCCTATCCTCGGCGGCAAGCGCATCAACCTGACGTTCAGGAAGGCCCTATGA
- a CDS encoding ammonium transporter gives MENIGSLKAGSDALFILLGAIMVLAMHAGFAFLELGTVRKKNQVNALVKILTDFGISTLAYFFIGYGIAYGVNFFTDAEQLAQKNGYELIKFFFLLTFAAAIPAIVSGGVAERAKFNPQLAATFLLVGFIYPFFEGIAWNHRFGIQSWLQTKFGAEFHDFAGSVVVHAVGGWIALAAVLLLGARRGRYTKEGRVSAHPPSSIPFLALGAWTLTVGWFGFNVMSAQEIGKISGLVAVNSLMAMVGGTLVALFAGKNDPGFVHNGPLAGLVAVCAGSDVMHPLGALLTGGIAGGLFVWMFTLTQNRWKIDDVLGVWPLHGLCGAWGGIAAGIFGLKALGGLGGVSLMAQIIGTLLGVVIAFGGGFLVYVLLKKTVGIRLSAEEEFNGSDLSIHKITATPERESGW, from the coding sequence ATGGAAAATATTGGAAGCCTGAAAGCGGGCAGTGACGCGTTGTTTATTCTGCTCGGCGCTATCATGGTTCTTGCGATGCACGCAGGATTTGCATTCCTTGAATTGGGCACAGTGCGAAAAAAAAATCAGGTGAACGCATTGGTGAAAATTCTCACCGACTTCGGCATCTCCACGCTGGCATATTTTTTTATCGGCTACGGCATCGCCTACGGTGTCAATTTTTTCACAGATGCTGAACAATTGGCTCAGAAAAATGGTTATGAACTGATCAAATTTTTCTTCCTTCTTACCTTTGCCGCTGCCATTCCCGCGATTGTTTCCGGTGGTGTGGCTGAGCGTGCCAAATTCAATCCGCAGTTAGCTGCCACTTTTTTACTGGTAGGCTTTATTTATCCCTTTTTCGAAGGCATCGCCTGGAACCATCGTTTCGGTATACAGAGTTGGCTGCAAACAAAATTTGGCGCAGAGTTCCACGATTTTGCCGGTTCTGTTGTGGTGCATGCAGTGGGTGGCTGGATAGCACTGGCGGCTGTTTTACTGCTCGGGGCGAGGCGCGGACGTTACACCAAGGAAGGGCGCGTCTCGGCGCATCCCCCTTCCAGCATTCCCTTTCTTGCACTAGGCGCATGGACCCTCACTGTGGGCTGGTTCGGTTTTAATGTCATGTCCGCGCAAGAAATAGGCAAGATTAGTGGCTTGGTTGCAGTTAACTCGCTGATGGCGATGGTGGGCGGCACTCTGGTTGCACTATTTGCCGGCAAGAACGACCCCGGTTTCGTACATAACGGTCCACTGGCCGGGCTAGTAGCTGTATGCGCCGGCTCAGACGTGATGCATCCCCTTGGCGCATTATTGACCGGCGGCATTGCGGGTGGGTTGTTTGTATGGATGTTCACTCTGACGCAGAACCGGTGGAAAATCGATGACGTCCTTGGCGTTTGGCCGCTTCATGGATTATGTGGCGCATGGGGCGGTATCGCAGCAGGTATCTTCGGGCTAAAGGCATTGGGAGGGCTTGGCGGAGTCAGTTTGATGGCACAAATAATCGGTACGCTGCTGGGTGTCGTTATTGCATTTGGCGGTGGTTTTTTAGTCTATGTTCTCCTTAAGAAAACCGTAGGTATTCGACTGAGTGCGGAAGAAGAATTCAATGGTTCGGATTTAAGCATACACAAGATTACGGCAACACCGGAACGTGAATCGGGGTGGTAG
- a CDS encoding NUDIX domain-containing protein, producing MDLKETRIDSMAVYEGDFIKVFKDSVRLPDGSVGSREHIVHPGAVAVLAILDNGDLLMERQFRYAPQREFIELPAGKIDHGEDILLTAQRELLEETGYIASQWTHLTTAWPCIGFADERMEYFLARGLTYQGRQLDDGEFLEVFELSLSDALDWIRQGKINDSKTMVGIFWLEKMLNGWKKY from the coding sequence ATGGATTTAAAAGAAACGCGTATTGATTCGATGGCTGTGTATGAAGGTGATTTTATCAAGGTGTTTAAAGACAGTGTGCGCTTGCCGGATGGCAGTGTGGGTTCGCGTGAACATATAGTCCATCCCGGCGCGGTGGCTGTGTTGGCAATTTTGGACAATGGCGACCTATTGATGGAACGGCAATTTCGTTATGCGCCGCAACGCGAATTCATTGAGTTACCTGCTGGAAAAATTGATCATGGCGAAGATATTTTGCTCACCGCGCAACGCGAATTATTGGAAGAAACCGGTTACATTGCCAGCCAATGGACGCATTTGACTACGGCTTGGCCGTGTATAGGTTTTGCCGATGAACGAATGGAATATTTTCTGGCGCGAGGTCTGACCTACCAAGGTAGGCAACTAGACGATGGCGAGTTCCTCGAAGTATTTGAGCTATCGCTCTCCGATGCACTGGATTGGATAAGACAAGGCAAAATCAATGACAGTAAAACCATGGTTGGCATTTTCTGGCTGGAAAAGATGTTAAATGGCTGGAAAAAATATTAA
- a CDS encoding thioredoxin domain-containing protein, whose translation MPNRLAQETSPYLQQHADNPVDWFPWGEEALMRAREQNKPILLSIGYSACHWCHVMAHESFEDADVAAVMNQYFINIKVDREERPDLDHIYQAAHNMLAQRNGGWPLTLFLMPDQVPFFGGTYFPKEARYNLPGFVPLLERVADLYHTRRDDIAKQSASLLQLFGTSLPSAENQVSFNKTSLEEAFSGLQQSFDPIHGGFGGAPKFPLPTEMEFLLRYATRGGNPDAHRMVLHTLRKMADGGIYDQLGGGFCRYSVDERWEIPHFEKMLYDNGPLLALYTDAYVLSGEASFKRVVQGISDWVMREMQSPQGGYYSSLDADSEHEEGKFYVWTPEQAASLLSVEEYAIVAAHYGLDHPPNFENRHWNLIVAQPLTTIAEARHLPLEQIAQQLTSAQKKLFAARANRVRPGRDEKILVSWNALMIKGMARAGRRLGESEWILSAQRAVDFIHATMWQNGRLFATSKDGKAHLNAYLDDYAFMLDALLELLQTQFRLIDLEFARALADVLLEQFEDQQAGGFFFTSHDHEKLIHRPKPEHDNAMPSGNGIAALALQRLGHILGEKRYLEAAERTLTLYYPFFAKQPMSFTSLLMTLQEYLMPPQIVILRSTPEASAAWREQLFQHYWPGTLILALEGELIGLPETLTRPYTQDVSAWVCQGVQCLPVIEDCQKLIDVCKSGETGSGSINAQNT comes from the coding sequence ATGCCTAACCGCCTTGCCCAAGAGACCAGCCCCTATTTGCAGCAGCATGCCGACAATCCAGTTGACTGGTTTCCTTGGGGTGAGGAAGCACTGATGCGCGCTCGCGAACAGAATAAACCGATCCTGCTATCCATTGGTTATTCGGCCTGCCACTGGTGCCATGTCATGGCACACGAGTCGTTTGAGGATGCAGACGTCGCCGCAGTGATGAACCAATATTTCATTAATATCAAGGTGGATCGTGAAGAGCGCCCCGACCTGGATCACATTTATCAGGCTGCCCATAATATGCTGGCCCAGCGTAATGGTGGCTGGCCACTCACCTTATTTTTAATGCCCGATCAAGTGCCGTTTTTTGGCGGTACCTATTTTCCAAAAGAGGCGCGCTACAATCTGCCTGGTTTTGTGCCTTTGCTCGAACGTGTGGCTGATCTTTACCACACGCGTCGGGATGACATTGCCAAACAAAGTGCGTCGCTGTTGCAACTATTTGGTACTAGCCTGCCGAGTGCAGAAAACCAGGTTAGTTTCAATAAAACGTCATTGGAAGAGGCATTCAGCGGATTGCAACAATCTTTTGATCCGATTCACGGTGGTTTCGGCGGTGCGCCTAAATTTCCGCTCCCGACCGAAATGGAATTTTTGTTAAGGTATGCGACGCGCGGCGGTAACCCCGACGCGCATCGCATGGTGCTCCACACTTTGCGCAAAATGGCAGATGGCGGGATCTACGATCAGCTTGGTGGCGGTTTTTGCCGCTACAGCGTGGATGAACGCTGGGAAATTCCCCATTTTGAAAAAATGCTCTATGACAATGGTCCACTGCTGGCGCTTTATACCGATGCGTATGTGCTATCGGGCGAGGCATCGTTCAAGCGTGTGGTGCAAGGAATTTCGGATTGGGTCATGCGTGAGATGCAGTCGCCGCAAGGTGGTTATTATTCCAGCCTGGATGCGGATTCAGAACACGAGGAAGGCAAATTTTATGTGTGGACGCCAGAGCAGGCCGCAAGCCTGTTGAGCGTTGAAGAATATGCCATTGTAGCGGCTCATTACGGTCTGGATCATCCGCCTAATTTTGAAAATAGGCATTGGAATTTGATAGTTGCCCAGCCGCTAACCACCATAGCAGAAGCGCGCCATCTGCCTCTTGAACAAATCGCGCAGCAACTCACCAGTGCGCAAAAAAAATTGTTTGCCGCGCGCGCAAACCGGGTTCGCCCAGGACGTGACGAAAAAATATTGGTCAGCTGGAACGCTCTTATGATTAAAGGGATGGCGCGTGCCGGCAGGAGACTGGGCGAGTCAGAGTGGATATTGTCGGCACAGCGGGCGGTGGATTTTATCCATGCCACGATGTGGCAAAATGGTCGCCTGTTTGCTACCAGCAAGGACGGCAAAGCGCATCTGAATGCGTATCTTGATGACTATGCATTCATGCTGGACGCCTTGCTGGAATTGCTGCAAACGCAGTTCCGTCTGATTGATCTGGAATTTGCCCGCGCGCTTGCCGATGTGTTACTGGAACAATTCGAAGATCAGCAAGCGGGAGGGTTTTTCTTTACGAGCCACGACCACGAAAAGCTCATCCATCGCCCGAAACCAGAGCATGATAATGCCATGCCTTCCGGTAATGGCATCGCAGCGCTCGCGTTACAGCGCCTCGGCCATATTTTGGGAGAGAAGCGCTACCTTGAGGCCGCCGAGCGCACCCTGACGCTTTATTATCCGTTTTTTGCAAAGCAACCAATGAGCTTCACTAGCCTTCTAATGACTTTGCAAGAATATCTCATGCCGCCGCAAATTGTTATTTTACGTAGTACTCCCGAAGCAAGTGCAGCGTGGCGCGAGCAATTATTTCAGCATTATTGGCCTGGTACCCTGATTTTGGCTTTGGAAGGCGAGCTAATTGGACTACCAGAAACGTTGACGAGGCCTTACACACAAGATGTTAGCGCTTGGGTGTGCCAGGGAGTGCAATGCTTGCCGGTAATTGAAGATTGCCAAAAATTGATAGATGTTTGCAAATCTGGCGAAACGGGTTCAGGCAGTATTAATGCACAGAATACATAG
- a CDS encoding transglycosylase domain-containing protein has product MFLIALALTAFFIYRETETSAYQARRLAKLGNDLRWEVKSGPNGGLHLPQAGPYDMRLGYSRLPEFLQSLTDRGFHVHAQARISSRMKKLVEQGLFVPYREKSQTGLAIVDGNGQPLYRAVFPTRVYENFESVPPLVTNSLLFIENRELLDPAQPRKNPAIEWTRLGKAVLDKTIQFVRPEHDVPGGSTLATQIEKYRHSPHGMTLSPNDKIQQIASASVRAYLDGEETMPARKRIVVDYLNTVPLAAAAGFGEANGLGDGLWAWYGLNFERTNRILKTGSASSTDLAETARYYKHVLSLMIAQRRPSSYLISERKALNELTNSHLRVLAQAGVISPKLSEAAINVPLRFRYAAVPEETRNFSASKAANAVRVHLASQLGLQRLYELDRLDLSVQSTLDGELQKKTTDILRQLKNPEYARAAGLYGNRLLGEADPGKIIYSFTLSELTPQGAKFRIQADNFDQPLDINKGTKLDLGSTAKLRTLVTYLEIVEALHRKYAALEPETLHKEVSDPNDVLSRWAIEYLLQSTDKSLAAMLGAALERKYSANPFEQFFTGGGAHYFQNFKHEDDSRILSVREATLNSVNLVYIRLMRDIVRYHMLHIKGSSAKILKDADHPGREAYLRRFADKEGTEFINRFYLKYKGKTASEIDEIFFSSFRHTPRRLAAAYRYIHPEATPAQFNKFMTSRLPGLQGPDERVLHDQYQRYAPGKYSLADQGYIVAAHPLELWLVHYLSSHPNAKFKDVIKASSAERIAVYRWLFKTIHKNAQDIRIRSLLELEAFLEIHRSWKRLGYSFDALVPSLATAIGSSADRPAALAELMGIILNNGVRIPTMLIERLHFAAGTPFETIVERIPIQGEKMFSPDLAAVVRDVLTRVVEKGTASRLAHSIVKEDGTWIPIGGKTGTGDHRYVTFSSAGVIKESHAVNRSATFVFFIGDRFFGTLTAFVPGADAANYQFTSALSTQVLKYLLPTLKPLTDKAQPLPEQTSSKPIVKPSSAKEKGVDEAVNSSQQPALVDDQLP; this is encoded by the coding sequence TTGTTTCTTATTGCACTGGCCCTTACCGCTTTCTTTATTTATCGAGAAACAGAAACCTCTGCATACCAGGCGCGCCGTCTTGCAAAACTGGGCAATGATCTTCGCTGGGAGGTGAAAAGTGGTCCAAATGGTGGTTTACATTTACCCCAGGCGGGGCCATACGATATGCGCCTTGGATATAGTCGATTGCCAGAGTTTCTTCAGAGTCTGACCGATCGCGGCTTCCATGTGCATGCTCAGGCAAGAATTTCCTCGCGTATGAAGAAACTCGTTGAACAGGGACTATTCGTCCCCTACCGGGAAAAATCGCAGACCGGTCTCGCAATTGTCGACGGCAACGGTCAGCCACTTTACCGTGCTGTTTTCCCAACTCGCGTTTATGAAAACTTTGAATCGGTTCCGCCATTGGTAACAAACAGCCTACTATTTATCGAGAATCGTGAGCTATTGGACCCGGCCCAACCCAGAAAAAATCCGGCCATCGAGTGGACCCGGCTTGGAAAGGCAGTGCTCGACAAGACTATTCAGTTCGTTCGACCTGAACACGACGTACCGGGCGGTAGCACACTTGCAACTCAAATTGAGAAATACCGGCATTCTCCCCACGGGATGACCCTCAGCCCCAATGACAAGATACAACAAATCGCCTCGGCCTCTGTGCGCGCTTATCTGGATGGGGAGGAAACAATGCCTGCCCGCAAGCGTATCGTAGTAGATTATCTTAATACGGTTCCACTTGCCGCTGCCGCGGGCTTCGGAGAAGCCAACGGACTGGGAGACGGTTTGTGGGCATGGTACGGCCTGAATTTCGAACGTACTAATCGCATCCTGAAAACCGGGTCTGCAAGCAGTACGGACCTTGCCGAGACGGCACGTTACTATAAACATGTGCTAAGTCTCATGATCGCCCAGCGCAGGCCTTCCAGTTACTTGATTAGCGAACGCAAAGCGCTAAATGAACTTACCAATAGCCACTTGCGCGTGCTGGCGCAGGCCGGCGTAATATCACCCAAACTCAGTGAGGCTGCGATAAACGTACCGCTACGCTTCCGCTATGCCGCTGTGCCAGAAGAAACCAGGAATTTCTCTGCTTCAAAGGCTGCTAATGCGGTACGGGTGCATCTTGCTTCTCAACTGGGGTTACAGCGTCTGTATGAGCTGGATCGTCTGGATTTATCGGTGCAAAGCACGCTCGACGGCGAGTTGCAAAAAAAGACTACCGATATCTTGCGTCAGCTCAAAAATCCGGAATATGCGCGCGCTGCGGGACTATATGGCAATCGCCTGCTGGGCGAAGCGGATCCGGGCAAAATAATTTACAGTTTCACGCTTTCCGAGCTGACACCGCAGGGTGCAAAATTTCGAATTCAGGCTGACAACTTCGATCAACCCTTAGACATCAATAAAGGCACTAAGCTGGATCTTGGATCCACAGCAAAACTAAGGACATTGGTAACTTATCTTGAAATTGTCGAAGCACTGCATCGAAAATATGCTGCACTTGAACCAGAGACGTTACATAAAGAAGTGAGCGATCCTAACGATGTCCTAAGTCGCTGGGCGATCGAATATCTACTACAAAGCACGGACAAAAGTTTGGCAGCCATGCTGGGAGCTGCCCTGGAACGCAAATATTCTGCTAACCCTTTTGAACAATTCTTTACCGGTGGTGGAGCGCATTATTTCCAAAATTTCAAACATGAAGACGACAGCAGGATACTGAGTGTGCGCGAAGCGACGCTCAATTCCGTCAACCTCGTTTACATCCGCCTTATGCGCGATATCGTGCGCTACCATATGCTTCATATCAAGGGTTCGTCTGCCAAGATACTCAAGGATGCTGACCACCCTGGTCGCGAGGCATACCTCAGGCGATTTGCGGACAAGGAAGGCACGGAATTCATCAACCGTTTTTATCTTAAGTACAAGGGTAAAACGGCAAGCGAGATTGACGAGATATTTTTTTCCAGCTTTCGGCACACGCCGCGCCGACTTGCCGCCGCTTACCGCTATATTCATCCTGAGGCTACGCCCGCTCAGTTCAATAAATTCATGACATCGCGTCTGCCTGGCCTCCAGGGGCCGGATGAGCGCGTTCTCCATGACCAGTATCAGCGCTATGCGCCAGGCAAATACTCACTGGCGGACCAGGGTTATATCGTAGCCGCACACCCCTTGGAATTATGGCTCGTGCACTATTTAAGTAGCCACCCAAATGCGAAATTTAAGGACGTGATCAAAGCCAGCAGCGCAGAGCGTATAGCTGTCTATCGCTGGCTATTCAAGACCATCCACAAGAATGCACAGGACATCCGAATCCGCAGCCTGCTGGAACTGGAAGCCTTTCTGGAGATTCACCGCAGTTGGAAACGCCTCGGCTATTCTTTCGATGCCCTTGTACCATCACTAGCCACGGCAATAGGCAGTTCCGCTGACCGACCTGCCGCACTCGCCGAACTGATGGGCATTATCTTGAATAATGGCGTTCGAATTCCCACGATGCTTATCGAACGTCTGCACTTTGCAGCGGGCACGCCCTTTGAAACCATTGTGGAACGTATCCCTATCCAAGGTGAAAAAATGTTCTCACCCGACCTAGCCGCTGTAGTGCGTGACGTATTAACCAGAGTAGTGGAAAAAGGCACCGCATCGCGACTCGCCCACTCAATTGTGAAAGAAGATGGTACCTGGATCCCGATCGGCGGCAAAACTGGAACCGGTGATCATCGTTATGTCACTTTTTCCTCGGCCGGTGTTATCAAAGAATCCCATGCGGTAAACCGCTCCGCCACTTTTGTGTTCTTCATCGGGGATCGATTCTTCGGAACGCTGACTGCATTTGTGCCAGGCGCGGACGCAGCTAACTATCAATTTACTTCAGCACTCTCTACGCAAGTTTTGAAATACCTCTTGCCTACTTTGAAACCGCTCACTGATAAGGCTCAACCTCTGCCCGAACAAACCTCATCGAAACCAATCGTCAAGCCCAGCTCGGCAAAAGAAAAGGGGGTAGATGAGGCTGTTAATTCCAGCCAACAGCCCGCTTTGGTAGACGATCAGCTACCTTGA